A genomic segment from Nitratiruptor sp. YY08-10 encodes:
- a CDS encoding lysylphosphatidylglycerol synthase transmembrane domain-containing protein: MRKKIKTFLKIGISFGLLLFVLSQIDINKLLATLQKSNPWWLLAAFVFFNLSKIISSVRLNYYFKDIGVYLKEKDALILYYVGMFYNLFLPGGIGGDGYKIYLLQKVHAPGVKELIQATLLDRLSGLAALLFLAGTLFLFSSYAALYPPLAWLALAGAILVYPIFLFLHKTIFKRFLTYIVQTTLLGLSVQILQLLCAFSLVYALGISQHLIDYLTLFLISSVVAVLPLTIGGVGAREFTFLYGLKLLHQDPSTGIAFSFLFFMITAISSAIGLFFVHNPLQLNE, from the coding sequence TTGAGAAAAAAAATCAAGACATTTCTTAAAATCGGCATCTCTTTTGGCCTTCTTCTTTTCGTTCTTTCTCAAATCGATATCAATAAACTGCTCGCTACACTGCAAAAAAGCAATCCATGGTGGCTTCTTGCAGCATTTGTCTTTTTCAATCTCTCAAAAATTATCAGCTCTGTTCGCCTCAACTACTATTTTAAAGATATAGGAGTCTATCTGAAAGAGAAAGATGCACTGATTTTATACTATGTGGGAATGTTTTACAACCTCTTTTTACCGGGTGGCATCGGTGGAGATGGATATAAAATCTATCTGTTGCAAAAAGTTCATGCGCCTGGAGTCAAAGAGCTTATCCAGGCTACACTGCTCGATCGATTAAGCGGACTTGCCGCTTTGTTATTTCTTGCCGGTACTCTTTTTCTTTTCAGTAGCTATGCTGCTCTCTACCCGCCGCTTGCATGGTTGGCTTTGGCAGGAGCCATTTTGGTCTATCCAATCTTTTTATTCTTACATAAAACGATTTTCAAAAGGTTTCTTACCTACATCGTTCAAACCACGCTGCTTGGACTCTCAGTCCAGATACTGCAACTCCTTTGCGCTTTCTCTTTAGTGTACGCTCTTGGAATTTCGCAGCATCTCATAGACTATCTCACACTCTTTCTTATCTCAAGTGTCGTTGCGGTTTTGCCTTTGACTATAGGCGGTGTCGGAGCAAGAGAGTTTACCTTTTTGTATGGTCTGAAACTTCTTCATCAAGATCCATCAACCGGTATCGCTTTTAGTTTCCTCTTTTTTATGATTACTGCCATTTCATCGGCAATAGGCCTCTTTTTCGTTCACAATCCTTTACAACTCAATGAGTGA
- a CDS encoding glycosyltransferase family 2 protein — MKLSVVIPVMNEEENIEPLMKALKEALQGLDYELIFVDDGSTDGTVEKIKELADERTKLIVFNRNFGQSLAMAAGIDAATGDVIATIDGDLQNDPRDIPLMLEKMQNEGWDVVAGVRANRQDGLVLRKIPSKIANWIIRRSTGVYLHDYGCTLKLFKKDVAKNLGLYGELHRFIPVLAKLYGAKMTEMDVRHHPRLHGESKYGIGRTFKVISDLMLMLFFQKYGTKPMHLFGTLGFGMFGIGMLINFYLFMLKLFGHDIGGRPLLILGVMLTLGGIQLITTGFLAEIMMRTYYESQNKKPYVIKEIYEGSKS; from the coding sequence ATGAAACTTTCGGTGGTCATACCGGTTATGAATGAAGAAGAAAATATCGAACCTTTGATGAAAGCTTTAAAAGAAGCATTGCAAGGTTTAGACTATGAACTTATTTTCGTCGATGACGGTTCAACGGATGGAACTGTCGAAAAGATCAAAGAGCTAGCCGATGAAAGAACAAAACTGATCGTATTTAATAGAAACTTTGGTCAAAGTCTCGCCATGGCTGCGGGTATCGATGCGGCCACCGGAGATGTGATAGCGACAATCGATGGAGATTTGCAAAACGATCCAAGAGATATCCCGTTGATGCTGGAAAAGATGCAAAACGAAGGTTGGGATGTGGTTGCAGGCGTTCGAGCCAATCGACAAGATGGATTGGTCCTTCGCAAAATCCCCAGCAAAATCGCCAACTGGATCATTCGACGAAGTACAGGAGTCTATCTGCACGACTATGGATGTACGCTGAAGCTTTTTAAAAAGGATGTGGCTAAAAACTTGGGGCTTTATGGTGAGCTTCATCGGTTCATTCCAGTCCTTGCGAAACTGTATGGTGCGAAAATGACAGAGATGGATGTGCGCCACCACCCTAGACTACATGGGGAAAGTAAATATGGAATTGGCAGAACATTTAAAGTCATCAGTGATTTGATGCTTATGCTCTTTTTTCAAAAATATGGCACAAAACCGATGCATCTTTTTGGAACCCTCGGATTTGGTATGTTTGGGATAGGAATGCTTATCAATTTCTATCTCTTTATGCTCAAACTTTTTGGCCACGACATCGGTGGACGACCCCTTTTGATACTCGGAGTTATGCTTACTCTTGGCGGTATCCAACTGATCACTACAGGATTTTTGGCAGAAATCATGATGCGAACCTATTATGAATCGCAAAATAAAAAGCCTTATGTGATCAAAGAGATTTATGAAGGCTCAAAATCTTGA
- a CDS encoding phosphatase PAP2 family protein, protein MRIVGLLIAGCFIFWLFPQIDLWFSSLFFKNGIFFLKDQYMLHIIYKATMILITLFTLAIFMLFVIELLFKKEWISKKILVYLLLVLLIGPGLIVNVVFKNHFGRARPSQIEQFGGTKKFTPALQIADQCKKNCSFSSGHAAAAFYFLALIPLFRGRKRKIIAALAIIWGSVVGLVRIAQGGHFLSDVYCSAVVVYFVSIIVYYLLFERKQHETFGGHTGYE, encoded by the coding sequence GTGAGAATAGTTGGACTGTTGATTGCAGGATGTTTCATCTTTTGGCTTTTTCCCCAAATTGATCTGTGGTTCTCTTCTCTTTTTTTCAAAAATGGGATCTTTTTCCTAAAAGACCAATACATGCTTCATATCATCTATAAAGCTACAATGATTCTCATCACACTTTTCACTCTTGCCATTTTCATGCTTTTTGTTATAGAACTTCTTTTTAAAAAGGAGTGGATTAGCAAAAAAATTTTGGTATACCTCCTGCTTGTTCTACTCATAGGACCAGGACTTATCGTCAATGTTGTCTTTAAAAACCATTTTGGAAGAGCCAGACCTTCTCAGATCGAACAGTTTGGAGGAACGAAAAAGTTCACGCCGGCACTGCAAATTGCCGATCAGTGCAAAAAAAACTGCTCCTTTAGCAGTGGGCATGCCGCAGCAGCCTTTTATTTCTTAGCCCTTATCCCTCTTTTTCGGGGAAGAAAAAGAAAAATAATTGCTGCTCTTGCTATAATTTGGGGAAGCGTTGTAGGGCTTGTGCGTATCGCACAGGGAGGACATTTTTTGAGTGACGTCTACTGCAGCGCAGTTGTCGTATATTTTGTCAGTATTATTGTATATTACCTACTTTTTGAAAGGAAACAGCATGAAACTTTCGGTGGTCATACCGGTTATGAATGA